A genomic window from Glaciihabitans sp. INWT7 includes:
- the rpsC gene encoding 30S ribosomal protein S3, protein MGQKVNPYGFRLGITTDHVSRWFSDSTKVGQRYSDFVAEDIKIRNLLKTSLDRAGVARIEIERTRDRVRVDIHTARPGIVIGRRGAEAERIRTDLEKLSGKQIQLNILEVKNPEAEAQLVAQGIAEQLSARVAFRRAMRKGLQGAQRTPTVKGVRIQVSGRLGGAEMSRSEFYREGRVPLHTLRANIDYGFYEAKTTFGRIGVKVWIYKGDITNKELAREQANAKSTRPERRDDRRDGARDSGPRRGAAPAAAAAPKADAAPAAVAVEA, encoded by the coding sequence ATGGGACAGAAAGTAAACCCCTACGGGTTCCGCCTGGGAATCACCACCGACCACGTGTCGCGTTGGTTCTCGGACAGCACCAAGGTCGGACAGCGCTACAGCGACTTCGTCGCCGAAGACATCAAGATCCGCAACCTGCTCAAGACCTCGCTCGACCGCGCCGGAGTGGCGCGCATCGAGATCGAGCGCACCCGTGACCGCGTTCGCGTCGACATCCACACCGCCCGTCCGGGCATCGTGATCGGTCGTCGTGGCGCCGAGGCCGAGCGCATCCGCACCGACCTCGAGAAGCTCTCGGGCAAGCAGATCCAGCTCAACATCCTCGAGGTCAAGAACCCCGAGGCCGAGGCCCAGCTCGTGGCACAGGGGATCGCGGAGCAGCTCAGCGCTCGCGTCGCGTTCCGTCGTGCCATGCGCAAGGGGCTCCAGGGTGCTCAGCGCACTCCCACGGTCAAGGGTGTTCGAATCCAGGTCTCCGGTCGTCTCGGTGGCGCAGAAATGAGCCGCTCCGAGTTCTACCGCGAGGGTCGCGTTCCGCTGCACACGTTGCGCGCGAACATCGACTACGGCTTCTACGAGGCCAAGACCACCTTCGGCCGCATCGGCGTGAAGGTCTGGATCTACAAGGGCGACATCACCAACAAGGAGCTCGCTCGCGAGCAGGCCAACGCCAAGTCAACGCGCCCCGAGCGCCGCGACGACCGCCGTGATGGTGCCCGCGACAGCGGACCGCGTCGTGGAGCTGCCCCGGCAGCCGCGGCCGCTCCGAAGGCAGACGCTGCTCCGGCAGCCGTAGCAGTGGAGGCCTAG
- the rplV gene encoding 50S ribosomal protein L22, translated as MVESIARVKHIRVTATKARRVVNMIRGKQAHEALAILKFAPQGASTPVYKLVESAIANARVKADASNSYLDEQDLFVSSAYVDEGTTLKRFQPRAQGRAFQILKRTSHITIVLATPDENETAVVASKRPSTAKAGKK; from the coding sequence ATGGTTGAATCCATCGCTCGCGTGAAGCACATTCGCGTCACCGCCACAAAGGCTCGTCGTGTCGTCAACATGATCCGCGGCAAGCAGGCACATGAGGCCCTGGCCATCCTGAAGTTCGCTCCTCAGGGTGCCAGCACCCCGGTCTACAAGCTCGTCGAGTCGGCTATCGCCAACGCCCGGGTCAAGGCCGATGCCAGCAACAGCTACCTGGATGAGCAGGACCTGTTCGTCTCGTCGGCGTACGTCGACGAGGGAACGACCCTCAAGCGCTTCCAGCCTCGTGCCCAGGGACGCGCGTTCCAGATCCTGAAGCGCACCAGCCACATCACGATCGTCCTAGCAACGCCGGATGAGAACGAGACCGCTGTTGTGGCTTCCAAGCGTCCATCGACTGCGAAGGCAGGGAAGAAGTAA
- the rpsS gene encoding 30S ribosomal protein S19, whose translation MPRSLKKGPFVDDHLFRKVAKANEASSKSVIKTWSRRSMIIPSFLGHTIAVHDGRKHIPVFITETMVGHKLGEFAPTRTFRGHEKDDKKGRRR comes from the coding sequence ATGCCACGCAGTCTTAAAAAGGGCCCCTTCGTCGACGACCACCTGTTTCGCAAGGTGGCCAAGGCGAACGAAGCCAGCAGCAAGAGCGTTATCAAGACCTGGTCGCGTCGCTCGATGATCATCCCGTCTTTCCTGGGACACACCATCGCAGTGCACGACGGCCGCAAGCACATCCCGGTGTTCATCACCGAGACGATGGTTGGGCACAAGCTCGGAGAGTTTGCTCCCACCCGCACCTTCCGTGGACACGAGAAGGACGACAAGAAGGGTCGTCGCCGCTAG
- the rplB gene encoding 50S ribosomal protein L2 — MAIRKYKPTTPGRRGSSVADFAEITRSTPEKSLLRPLPKTGGRNNAGRITTRHIGGGHKRQYRVIDFKRNDKDGVNARVAEIEYDPNRTARIALLHFVDGSKRYIIAPNKLNQGDIIESGAGADIKPGNNLPLRNIPVGTVIHAIELKPGGGAKMARSAGASVRLVAKDGPYAQLRLPSGEIRNVDARCRATIGEVGNAEQSNINWGKAGRMRWKGVRPTVRGVAMNPVDHPHGGGEGKTSGGRHPVSPWGQKEGRTRHINKESDKLIVRRRNVGKKRK, encoded by the coding sequence ATGGCTATTCGTAAGTACAAGCCCACGACTCCCGGTCGTCGCGGTTCCTCGGTTGCAGACTTTGCCGAGATCACGCGTTCGACCCCGGAGAAGTCGCTTCTTCGCCCGCTGCCCAAGACCGGTGGCCGTAACAACGCCGGTCGCATCACGACCCGTCACATCGGTGGTGGCCACAAGCGCCAATACCGCGTGATCGACTTCAAGCGCAACGACAAGGACGGCGTCAACGCCCGTGTCGCCGAGATCGAGTACGACCCGAACCGCACGGCGCGCATCGCGCTGCTTCATTTCGTGGATGGCTCGAAGCGCTACATCATCGCTCCGAACAAGCTCAACCAGGGCGACATCATCGAGTCGGGCGCCGGCGCAGACATCAAGCCGGGTAACAACCTGCCGCTGCGCAACATCCCGGTCGGCACCGTCATCCACGCGATCGAGCTGAAGCCGGGCGGGGGAGCCAAGATGGCTCGCTCTGCCGGAGCATCCGTTCGTCTCGTCGCCAAGGACGGCCCGTACGCGCAGCTCCGCCTGCCGTCCGGTGAGATCCGCAACGTCGACGCGCGCTGCCGCGCCACGATCGGCGAGGTCGGCAACGCCGAGCAGTCGAACATCAACTGGGGAAAGGCTGGCCGTATGCGCTGGAAGGGCGTTCGCCCGACCGTGCGTGGAGTCGCCATGAACCCGGTCGACCACCCACATGGTGGTGGAGAGGGCAAGACCTCCGGTGGACGCCACCCGGTCAGCCCGTGGGGCCAGAAAGAGGGCCGCACCCGCCACATCAACAAAGAGAGCGACAAGCTCATCGTTCGCCGCCGCAATGTCGGCAAGAAGCGCAAGTAG
- the rplW gene encoding 50S ribosomal protein L23: MSIATQKDPRDVILSPVVSEKSYSLIDQGKYTFIVDPRSNKTEIKLAIEKIFSVEVASINTLNKKGKTRRTKFGLGKRKDTKRAIVTLKSGSIDIFTAVG; the protein is encoded by the coding sequence ATGAGCATCGCGACCCAGAAGGACCCCCGCGACGTCATCCTGTCGCCGGTCGTCTCCGAGAAGAGCTACAGCCTGATCGACCAGGGCAAGTACACCTTCATCGTCGACCCGCGGTCGAACAAGACCGAGATCAAGCTGGCGATCGAGAAGATCTTCAGCGTCGAGGTTGCGTCGATCAACACCCTGAACAAAAAGGGCAAGACCCGCCGTACCAAGTTCGGTCTCGGCAAGCGCAAGGACACCAAGCGCGCGATCGTGACCCTCAAGTCCGGTTCCATCGACATCTTCACGGCTGTCGGCTAG
- the rplD gene encoding 50S ribosomal protein L4 codes for MADNTLDVIDSKGKKVGSVDLPAETFDVQTNVPLIHQVVVAQRAAARQGTHNTLRRGEVSGAGRKPFKQKGTGRARQGSIRAPQMTGGGIVHGPHPRDYAQRTPKKMIAAALRGALSDRARGGRIHVVDSLSVGDVPSTKTIVALLASIATSSHVLIVIERDDLVCQKSVRNIPGVHVLTWDQLNAYDVVVSDDIVFTKSAFDGFVAGPVKTARVETTEDDAPVSKKRVSPERAAARREKASA; via the coding sequence ATGGCCGACAACACGCTCGACGTCATCGACTCCAAGGGAAAGAAGGTCGGATCTGTCGACCTCCCCGCAGAGACCTTCGACGTGCAGACCAACGTCCCGCTCATCCACCAGGTCGTCGTCGCCCAGCGCGCCGCAGCCCGCCAGGGCACGCACAACACGCTCCGTCGTGGTGAGGTGTCCGGTGCCGGTCGCAAGCCGTTCAAGCAGAAGGGAACCGGTCGTGCCCGCCAGGGATCGATCCGTGCTCCCCAGATGACCGGTGGTGGAATCGTCCACGGACCCCACCCTCGCGACTATGCGCAGCGCACCCCCAAGAAGATGATCGCGGCAGCACTGCGCGGCGCCCTCTCGGACCGCGCCCGCGGTGGACGCATCCACGTCGTCGACTCGCTCTCCGTCGGAGACGTGCCCTCGACCAAGACCATCGTCGCTCTGCTGGCGAGCATCGCCACCTCGAGCCACGTGCTCATCGTCATCGAGCGCGATGACCTGGTCTGCCAGAAGAGCGTGCGCAACATCCCCGGCGTGCACGTGCTCACCTGGGACCAGCTCAACGCCTACGACGTCGTCGTGAGCGACGACATCGTGTTCACCAAGAGCGCCTTCGACGGCTTCGTCGCCGGACCGGTCAAGACCGCACGGGTCGAGACCACCGAGGACGACGCGCCGGTCAGCAAGAAGCGCGTCAGCCCTGAGCGTGCAGCGGCACGTAGAGAGAAGGCATCCGCATGA
- the rplC gene encoding 50S ribosomal protein L3 has product MATTKTSKGLLGKKLGMTQVWDANNKLIPVTVVEITPNVVTQLRSEEVDGYLAVQIAYGQIDPRKVNKPASGHFDKAGVTPRRHLTEVRTADAAEYTLGQEIAVDIFEAGQKVDVVGTSKGKGFAGVMKRHNFKGVSSSHGSHRNHRKPGSIGASSTPSRVFKGMRMAGRMGGDRVTAMNLIVHSVDLEKNLILVKGAVPGAKGRIVFVRNAVKGA; this is encoded by the coding sequence ATGGCTACTACTAAGACAAGCAAGGGACTGTTGGGCAAGAAGCTCGGCATGACCCAGGTCTGGGATGCGAACAACAAGCTCATCCCCGTCACCGTCGTGGAGATCACTCCCAACGTCGTGACCCAGCTGCGCTCAGAGGAGGTCGACGGCTACCTCGCCGTGCAGATCGCCTACGGCCAGATCGACCCCCGCAAGGTGAACAAGCCGGCGTCCGGTCACTTCGACAAGGCGGGCGTCACGCCTCGCCGTCACCTCACCGAGGTCCGCACCGCGGATGCCGCCGAGTACACGCTCGGCCAGGAGATCGCGGTCGACATCTTCGAGGCCGGCCAGAAGGTCGACGTCGTCGGTACCTCCAAGGGCAAGGGCTTCGCCGGAGTCATGAAGCGTCACAACTTCAAGGGTGTCTCCTCCTCCCACGGTTCTCACCGCAACCACCGCAAGCCCGGCTCGATCGGTGCATCCTCCACGCCTTCCCGCGTGTTCAAGGGAATGCGCATGGCCGGCCGCATGGGTGGTGACCGCGTCACCGCGATGAACCTCATCGTGCACTCGGTCGACCTCGAGAAGAACCTGATCCTGGTCAAGGGTGCCGTTCCCGGCGCCAAGGGCCGCATCGTCTTCGTCCGCAACGCAGTGAAGGGAGCGTAA
- the rpsJ gene encoding 30S ribosomal protein S10: MAGQKIRIRLKSYDHEVIDSSARKIVDTVTRAGATVVGPVPLPTEKNVIVVIRSPHKYKDSREHFEKRTHKRLIDIIDPTPKAVDSLMRLDLPADVNIEIKL, from the coding sequence ATGGCGGGACAAAAGATCCGCATCCGACTTAAGTCGTATGATCACGAGGTCATCGACAGCTCGGCGCGCAAGATCGTCGACACGGTAACCCGTGCCGGTGCTACTGTCGTCGGCCCGGTGCCCCTTCCTACCGAGAAGAACGTGATCGTCGTGATCCGTTCTCCTCATAAGTACAAGGACAGCCGCGAGCACTTCGAGAAGCGCACCCATAAGCGCCTCATCGACATCATCGACCCGACGCCGAAGGCCGTCGACTCGCTCATGCGACTCGACCTCCCCGCCGACGTCAACATCGAGATCAAGCTGTAG